Proteins from a single region of Mus pahari chromosome 2, PAHARI_EIJ_v1.1, whole genome shotgun sequence:
- the St3gal5 gene encoding lactosylceramide alpha-2,3-sialyltransferase isoform X2, whose translation MPSESTSAKLRSDCSRTSLQWYNRTQHKMRRPSLLIKDICKCTLVVFGVWLLYILILNYTAEECDMKRTHYVDPDRIKRAQSYAQEVLQKECRPRYAKTAMALLFEDRYSINLEPFVQKVPTASEAELKYGPPFGFRKFSSKVQSLLDVLPEHDFPEHLRAKACKRCVVVGNGGILHGLELGHALNQFDVVIRLNSAPVEGYSEHVGNKTTIRMTYPEGAPLSDIEYYANDLFVTVLFKSVDFKWLQAMVKNESLPFWVRLFFWKQVAEKVPLQPKHFRILNPVIIKETAFDILQYSEPQSRFWGHDKNIPTIGVIAVVLATHLCDEVSLAGFGYDLSQPRAPLHYFDSQCMGAMHWQVMHNVTTETKFLLKLIKEGVVEDLSGGIH comes from the exons ATGCCAAGTGAGTCCACCTCTGCAAAACTGAGAAGTGATTGCTCAAGGACCTCCCTGCAATGGTACAACCGAACCCAGCACAAGATGAGAAGACCCAGCTTGTTAATAAAAGACATCTGCAA GTGCACGTTGGTTGTGTTTGGAGTCTGGCTCCTGTACATCCTCATTTTGAATTACACTGCTGAAGAATGTGACATGAAAAGAACGCATTATGTGGACCCTGACCGGATAAAG AGAGCTCAGAGCTATGCTCAGGAAGTCTTACAGAAGGAATGTCGGCCCAGGTACGCGAAGACGGCTATGGCTCTGTTATTTGAGGACAGGTACAGCATCAACTTGGAGCCTTTTGTGCAGAAGGTCCCCACGGCCAGTGAAGCCGAGCTCAAGTATGGCCCGCCTTTTGGATTCCGGAAGTTCTCCAGTAAAGTCCAGAGCCTCTTGGATGTGCTGCCTGAGCATGACTTTCCTGAACACTTGAGAGCCAAGGCCTGCAAGCgctgtgtggttgttgggaacggGGGCATCCTTCACGGACTAGAGCTGGGTCACGCCCTCAACCAGTTCGATGTGGTAATAAG GTTAAACAGTGCACCAGTTGAGGGTTATTCTGAACACGTTGGAAATAAAACTACTATAAGGATGACTTACCCAGAGGGTGCTCCACTGTCGGACATTGAATACTACGCCAACGACTTGTTTGTTACTGTTTTATTTAAGAGTGTTGATTTCAAGTGGCTTCAAGCAATGGTAAAAAATGAAAGCCTG CCATTTTGGGTTCGCCTCTTCTTTTGGAAGCAGGTGGCAGAAAAAGTCCCACTCCAGCCAAAGCACTTCAGGATTTTGAACCCAGTTATCATCAAAGAAACTGCCTTCGACATCCTTCAGTACTCGGAGCCTCAGTCAAGATTCTGGGGCCATGATAAG AACATCCCCACGATCGGTGTCATTGCCGTTGTCCTGGCTACCCATCTGTGTGATGAGGTCAGCCTGGCAGGCTTTGGATACGACCTCAGTCAGCCCAGGGCCCCTCTGCACTACTTCGACAGTCAGTGCATGGGCGCCATGCACTGGCAAGTCATGCACAATGTGACCACAGAGACCAAGTTCCTCCTGAAGCTGATCAAAGAGGGCGTGGTGGAGGACCTCAGCGGGGGTATCCACTGA
- the St3gal5 gene encoding lactosylceramide alpha-2,3-sialyltransferase isoform X1, whose protein sequence is MHTEAAGGATRRAQKPRSQAAAPACRAMPSESTSAKLRSDCSRTSLQWYNRTQHKMRRPSLLIKDICKCTLVVFGVWLLYILILNYTAEECDMKRTHYVDPDRIKRAQSYAQEVLQKECRPRYAKTAMALLFEDRYSINLEPFVQKVPTASEAELKYGPPFGFRKFSSKVQSLLDVLPEHDFPEHLRAKACKRCVVVGNGGILHGLELGHALNQFDVVIRLNSAPVEGYSEHVGNKTTIRMTYPEGAPLSDIEYYANDLFVTVLFKSVDFKWLQAMVKNESLPFWVRLFFWKQVAEKVPLQPKHFRILNPVIIKETAFDILQYSEPQSRFWGHDKNIPTIGVIAVVLATHLCDEVSLAGFGYDLSQPRAPLHYFDSQCMGAMHWQVMHNVTTETKFLLKLIKEGVVEDLSGGIH, encoded by the exons caATGCCAAGTGAGTCCACCTCTGCAAAACTGAGAAGTGATTGCTCAAGGACCTCCCTGCAATGGTACAACCGAACCCAGCACAAGATGAGAAGACCCAGCTTGTTAATAAAAGACATCTGCAA GTGCACGTTGGTTGTGTTTGGAGTCTGGCTCCTGTACATCCTCATTTTGAATTACACTGCTGAAGAATGTGACATGAAAAGAACGCATTATGTGGACCCTGACCGGATAAAG AGAGCTCAGAGCTATGCTCAGGAAGTCTTACAGAAGGAATGTCGGCCCAGGTACGCGAAGACGGCTATGGCTCTGTTATTTGAGGACAGGTACAGCATCAACTTGGAGCCTTTTGTGCAGAAGGTCCCCACGGCCAGTGAAGCCGAGCTCAAGTATGGCCCGCCTTTTGGATTCCGGAAGTTCTCCAGTAAAGTCCAGAGCCTCTTGGATGTGCTGCCTGAGCATGACTTTCCTGAACACTTGAGAGCCAAGGCCTGCAAGCgctgtgtggttgttgggaacggGGGCATCCTTCACGGACTAGAGCTGGGTCACGCCCTCAACCAGTTCGATGTGGTAATAAG GTTAAACAGTGCACCAGTTGAGGGTTATTCTGAACACGTTGGAAATAAAACTACTATAAGGATGACTTACCCAGAGGGTGCTCCACTGTCGGACATTGAATACTACGCCAACGACTTGTTTGTTACTGTTTTATTTAAGAGTGTTGATTTCAAGTGGCTTCAAGCAATGGTAAAAAATGAAAGCCTG CCATTTTGGGTTCGCCTCTTCTTTTGGAAGCAGGTGGCAGAAAAAGTCCCACTCCAGCCAAAGCACTTCAGGATTTTGAACCCAGTTATCATCAAAGAAACTGCCTTCGACATCCTTCAGTACTCGGAGCCTCAGTCAAGATTCTGGGGCCATGATAAG AACATCCCCACGATCGGTGTCATTGCCGTTGTCCTGGCTACCCATCTGTGTGATGAGGTCAGCCTGGCAGGCTTTGGATACGACCTCAGTCAGCCCAGGGCCCCTCTGCACTACTTCGACAGTCAGTGCATGGGCGCCATGCACTGGCAAGTCATGCACAATGTGACCACAGAGACCAAGTTCCTCCTGAAGCTGATCAAAGAGGGCGTGGTGGAGGACCTCAGCGGGGGTATCCACTGA